The window GTTGGCTCGCGGAATCGCGAACGTTCATTACGGAGGGTTCCGTCTCCCCGGGTATGGGATTTGACGAGATGGACGTCGAAACGATCTGGATGGACGGCGAGTTCGTCGACTGGGACGACGCCCAGGTGCACGTGCTCACCCACGCCCTCCACTACGGAAGCGGCGTCTTCGAAGGCGCACGCTGTTACGAGACCGAGAACGGGCCAGCGCTCTTCCGCTGGGAGGAGCACCTCGACCGGCTCTTTGCCTCCTGTAAGCCCTACGAGATGGAGATTCAGCAATCCCACGAGGAGTTGACGACGGCGACAAAGGAACTCATCCGACGACAGGATCTCGCCTCCTGTTACGTCCGCCCGCTCGCCTTTTACGGCTACGAGAGCCTCGGCGTCAGTCCAGGGGACTGCCCGACCCGGACGATGATCGCCGTCTGGCCCTGGGGTGCCTACCTCGGGGAGGACGCACTCGAGAACGGCATCGACGTGATGGTGTCGTCCTGGCGGAAACACGCCTCGAGCCAGATTCCGACGAACGCGAAGACGACGGGGTTGTACGTCAACAGCATGCTCGCTGGCGAGGAAGCCCGTCGCAACGGCTACGCCGAAGCGATCGTCCTCAACAAGGAGGGGAACGTGGCCGAAGGGCCGGGCGAGAACCTCTTCCTCGTTCGTGACGGCGAGATTTTCACGCCCGGGCTCTCCGAGTCGATCCTCGACGGCATAACGCGCGATTCGGTGATCCGGATCGCCCGCGACCTGGGGTATACGGTGCACGACACCGTCTCGATTTCACGCGGGGAACTCAACACTGCCGACGAGCTGTTCTTCACCGGCTCGGCCGCCGAAGTGACGCCGATCAAGCGGGTCGACAACGTGACGATCGGCGAGGGCACTCGTGGGCCGATCACCGAGGAGATCCAGACGCGGTTCTTCGACATCGTCGAAGGGCGCACCGACGAGTACGAGGAGTGGTTCGAGTACGTCTAGACGCTCTTTAACTAGGGTTCTGCCAGTGACCGGATCGACCTACGATCAATCTGGGCCTACTGTGACCGGCCTCTTCATCTTCGACAATACCGATGCACTACTGGCGAGAGCGTCCACTCGAGCAGTCGATTCCGCTTTGCGACCATCGTGTGAAATGCTCGGGTACCGGCCGATTGCTCGAGCAGTGAGCCACTGTTCCGATCACCGTCGAAGAATTTCGTGAGGCTCTGTTGAACCCTTAGCTGGTGATCGGTTTCAGGAGTCGTGCTGAATACAGAGCGCGAATGTGGCACAGACTGAGGCGGGATCTGCGAGGGTTAGTGATCGGTCAGTACAGGGTATACAGTAGCCAGTATCAGAACTCATCTAGGAGGTCTACTTATCCATAGCGGACATTACCTCAATCCCGAAACCAAAAATCCCAATAATGAATCCGATCAGCATGATCGTCGCTGCAGTCTCCATTCCAGATGGACCAATAAACACGGAGAAGCCCCCAAACAGCACAGTGAGGATACCAAATCGTTGTAATGCTGCTCCAGCCATTGTAGGTTCAGTAAGACTGACTAAGTAAGTACATTCTGGTTGACCTACGCATGACTTTGGTTTCAGAATCCTACATTGGATACTGCTGTTCAACAAACAGCTGTATGTACCGGTTGGATTCGCCTGAAGGTGTGAAATGAACGTGGGCGCCGTGCTGAACTCACCCTCTAAATTCAGCACCCAATTCGTATCAACCGTTGAAGATTACACAGACCAACTCGAGGTGTTCCGATCAGGTCACAGATCCTCGAGCCACTCTGCGAAATCGGTCTGGAGGAACTCGACGTAATCGAGCACGCCGAGGAGCAGTGAGACGAAGAGGACGATCAAGACTGGGACGCGAACGGCCCAGATCCAGTACGTCCCGAGGTTCCCGAGCGGGCCGATACCGCGTCCGAGTTCCTCGATTGCGTCGTCGGCCCAGAACCAGGCGACGTATGCCGAAATGAGCAGGCCACCCAGCAACAGCAGGATGCCGTCGGCGAACCCGTCCAGGAGGTCGAGGAGAACGAGATCCCAGGCGGGGAGCAGGCCGAGGACGAACAGGCCACCGCAGACGGCGAGGGTGGCTGTCAGTCGATCCATGCCGCGTTCGTCGATGGCGTAGGAGACGACGACCTCGGTCAGACTGATCGCGCTCGAGAGCGCTGCGATGGCGACGGTACCGAAGAAGATGGCACCGATGATGCCACCGAGCGGAAGTTCACCGAAGGCCGCAGAGAGGCTGATGAAGATCGCACCGGCACCTGGATCTCCCGGGTCGACACCGGCAGTGAAGAGAATCGGGAAGACGACCAGGCCGACGACGACCGCGATGGCGGTGTCGAAGCCGATGATCACCACCCCGTCTTCGGCCAGGTTTCGGTCAGAGCCGAGATAGGAGGCGTACGTGATCATGATCCCGAAGCCGAGAGACAGCGTGAAAAACGCCTGTCCGGCAGCGGCGGGCAGGACGGTCGTCCAGTCGGCGGCGAGTTGCTGGAAGTCGGGTGAGAGATAGTAGCTGTACGCTTCCGAGGCCCCCTCGAGGGTGAACGCCCAGAGGGCGAGGCCGACGGTGATCGCGATGATCGCCGGCACCATCACCTTCACCGCGAGTTCGATCCCGCGACGGATGCCGAAGCCGACGATGGCGACGACGATGAGCAAGAACAGCGCGTGGAAGGCCATCGCCTCGACGCCCTGTGCGAGCTCGAGGAACTGCCCACCGGCCCCGTCGACGTCGCTCACGTAGTCTCCCTGGAGACCGAGAATCGTATAGCGGATCGTCCAGCCGGCGACGACGCTGTAGTAGGACATGATGACGAACGTCGTGACGACGAAGATCCAGCCGACGTATCGCCAGGCACCGCTCCCGATTTCTCGGAGCGCTCCAACCGGATTCCGCTTGGTGTGCCGCCCAATGACGAACTCCACGAGAATAACCGGGAGTCCAATTAGCGCGACGAACAGCAAATAGATCAGGAGAAATCCGGCCCCGCCGCTTTCGCCGGTGACGAACGGGAATCGCCAGATGTTTCCCAGTCCAACTGCGCTGCCGACGGCTGCCAGGACAAAGCCCGTCCTGGTGGCCCAGGTTTCGCGTTGACCCATATGCTGGCCACCACAATGGGCCTTTTAAACGCTTTGGGACCTGTTAATTCTTCACATTCAACCAACAGTCTCGAGTGTGAGAATGTGTTGTGTGCACCACGACCGCTTCGATCGACCTGCGTTCTGACGTACGAGAACGCGCTCTCTGAACCGCGCTGGATCGCCCTCGAAAACGTCATGACTGATCGGCACTGCCCTCGTCGAGGGATCCCTGTTTCTCCGCCCCGAGTCGCTCGAGGTCGCGTTCCGGATTTGCCTCGTTGCGACCGCCTGCCTTCCCGGTGAGTTCCCCCTAGACGGCCTCGCGAACCTCGACAGGGGACTCGAAGGTTTCGCCGGCGAGGCGGTCGAAGACGCTGCCGAGGGACTCCGTCTCGTTGGGAAGGTCGATCGAATCCAGGGCGTACTCGGTCGCGCGTTCCTCGCTGCTGACGGGGTATTCGACCTCGCCAAGGTGACGCTCGACGTCCTCGAGGATCGATTCGACGGTGTCGGCTCGGTCGCGTTTCCGGGCTTCTGCTCGATCCTGCACGCGGTCTCGGCTGGGTTCCTCGTCATGGCCAGCGCTATGACGGTCGGTCGGAAAAGCGAGTGGCTGGCAAGCGCGTGTGTGGGTCACGGTCTCGAGATACCGCTGGTGCTCGACGCCTCGAGCCCCTATCTGGTGTGTTTTCCTCGAGCCGTCACTGGTACGTTCCCGACACAGCTGCTCGGGCCATCATCGATTCTCGAGATAGCAGGAAGGGATGGAAGAGGAAGCAACACTGGACGAGAACGGTCTCAGCGAGACTGTTCCGTGGTGGCCTCTGCGGTAGCCGCTCTGGTGCCCGATTTTGACGTTTCGACGACGTACCGACCGGGGAGTTCGGGGTTGGGCTCCCTCCCGACGGTGAAAAAGCGCTCGGTGCGTGTCAGTTCCTCCGAGGCCGGACTCGATTTCGTGAACTGTTCGAAGCCCACGGCAACGCCGTCGGCATCTGCTTCGGCTGCGGGCGCGATCCGAACGGCTGCGAGCTGGTAGGACGGATAGAACACCGGCGGCAGGATACCGATGATCCCGTCCCGACGGTGGAGTCGTTTGAGCCACGTTCCCGAATTGACGAGGACGCCGCCATCGACCTCCTGAATCCCCGGTCGGTGGGTGTGGCCGTAACAGAAAATCGTCGTCTCCGGACGCTCGGTAAAGATCTCTCGAGCGGCTTCCTCGTAGGGGGCTTCGGGGTCGACGGTGAGGTCGGTTTCGAACACGCCAAAGCGGTTGACGGTCTTTCTGACGTCCCGGCGGATGAAATACAGCGGAATTCCCACGAGCAACAACAACCCGGCGACGGCGATGTTGATCGCGAAGAAGAACCACGCGGCGGTGCCGGCTCTGCCGAACTGCCCGAGGAACGTCGTCGTCTGCTCGATCGGTGCCGACCAGACGCCGGCCAGATCCAGTCCGACGAGAATCGCGAGGAGGGCGCTGATGTTGAACAACAGCAAGAACGGCACCAGCGAGTAGCGCAACAGCGGATTCATCTCACGGTAGAAGTACTTCGAGAAGAGCCAGACGGGCATTCGTTCGGTCGGGGTGACCGCCTGGACGTCCTTCAGCCAGTTGTACCGTCCACGATCGGAGAGCTGACCGGCACGGCTGGTGACGAGGGTGTTGTAGAAGTAGCCCAGGGGCGTCGCGTGTGGGTTCCCCCAGTCCTCGATCCGGT of the Natronosalvus vescus genome contains:
- a CDS encoding branched-chain amino acid transaminase, which produces MGFDEMDVETIWMDGEFVDWDDAQVHVLTHALHYGSGVFEGARCYETENGPALFRWEEHLDRLFASCKPYEMEIQQSHEELTTATKELIRRQDLASCYVRPLAFYGYESLGVSPGDCPTRTMIAVWPWGAYLGEDALENGIDVMVSSWRKHASSQIPTNAKTTGLYVNSMLAGEEARRNGYAEAIVLNKEGNVAEGPGENLFLVRDGEIFTPGLSESILDGITRDSVIRIARDLGYTVHDTVSISRGELNTADELFFTGSAAEVTPIKRVDNVTIGEGTRGPITEEIQTRFFDIVEGRTDEYEEWFEYV
- a CDS encoding sodium-dependent transporter, which produces MGQRETWATRTGFVLAAVGSAVGLGNIWRFPFVTGESGGAGFLLIYLLFVALIGLPVILVEFVIGRHTKRNPVGALREIGSGAWRYVGWIFVVTTFVIMSYYSVVAGWTIRYTILGLQGDYVSDVDGAGGQFLELAQGVEAMAFHALFLLIVVAIVGFGIRRGIELAVKVMVPAIIAITVGLALWAFTLEGASEAYSYYLSPDFQQLAADWTTVLPAAAGQAFFTLSLGFGIMITYASYLGSDRNLAEDGVVIIGFDTAIAVVVGLVVFPILFTAGVDPGDPGAGAIFISLSAAFGELPLGGIIGAIFFGTVAIAALSSAISLTEVVVSYAIDERGMDRLTATLAVCGGLFVLGLLPAWDLVLLDLLDGFADGILLLLGGLLISAYVAWFWADDAIEELGRGIGPLGNLGTYWIWAVRVPVLIVLFVSLLLGVLDYVEFLQTDFAEWLEDL
- a CDS encoding metallophosphoesterase; translated protein: MAPDTDDRVYYVISDLHIGGDEQLEDVEFLDELLAFLERLEKTDEDAELIINGDAFGLWEFTTVDGLEKFDVLERTYPELFEQFRATGENVHITLMPGNHDHELAAYDEYVDRFAAYNVDLVQEQSTTRAVGEQVIHFEHGHQRDDNNRIEDWGNPHATPLGYFYNTLVTSRAGQLSDRGRYNWLKDVQAVTPTERMPVWLFSKYFYREMNPLLRYSLVPFLLLFNISALLAILVGLDLAGVWSAPIEQTTTFLGQFGRAGTAAWFFFAINIAVAGLLLLVGIPLYFIRRDVRKTVNRFGVFETDLTVDPEAPYEEAAREIFTERPETTIFCYGHTHRPGIQEVDGGVLVNSGTWLKRLHRRDGIIGILPPVFYPSYQLAAVRIAPAAEADADGVAVGFEQFTKSSPASEELTRTERFFTVGREPNPELPGRYVVETSKSGTRAATAEATTEQSR